The DNA segment ATggatataaaacaaaattaaagaccTCTCCATGCCACTACCAAATCATGCCTATTTCTCTAAACCTTTAAAAATATAGCTTAATCGTGAGATGCAGCAAAGGTTTTCTTATCAGTTCACAAAGGGGAGCCGTTTTCTGTGTGTTCTTTAAATCTAACCAGTATGTCCAGCATTGCATGACTGTAACACCAACCACAAAGAAGCAAATAACACAAGAAGGAACAAATGACAAATAATCAATACAAAGGCAACAGTAAAAAGTtcacatacattaaataatcaGAAGGAAACAACATATGCGTCTCAAATAATAACTCCGATCTACGAGGGGGAAGAAAGGGACTTACTCTGACTATGATATAGGATGCCGGAATAAGACCAATCAAAGTAGCCAGAAAGAAAACATGAAATGGTATATCGACAATCGGAGATGCCAAATTGATGAAAAGGTTGGGCAATGTTGGAGTTATCCTCAGAAAAAGCATGTAATTCAGCAGCTTATCTCTACGCTTAGCTATCTGATTCCATGAAAGTTCAGGTTAATGGTAATTTTAGGATATGAAAAATTAACTTAtcacaaacaaaaaaactaCAAGAAGATATACCTCTGATTGGAAGAATCTCAACCTTTCATTCCACAACCAACTAACAATAGGCTTGCCAATTAACTTGGACAAAAAGAAGCAGCACGATGCTCCAGCTGTAGCATTAAAAACAACTAAGGGAAGACCTCTGATAACACCAAAAAGAGCTCCAGCTAGCAAAGACAGGAAAATTGTTCCAGGAATCATGAATGTCTGCATGAAGATGTATACGGAGCAGTAACCCAGCATGAATTGAGCCGGGTAATCCTTAGCATACGATGCCAGATGATCTCTGAAGCAAAATTCGAAATAAGTATAGTTCAGGAAATGCATAATGCGGTTAAACATGAAAGCAAACAAAGATGCCCAAATGATACAGCAAGCCGGTAATACCAAAAGTTGACGTTTACAGGCGAACAGAGTCAATACAACTATTTTTGGATCATAATGCGGTATATATGAAAGAAATGTAACGAAATTAAATGAATCGAATTTGCACCACAGAAGCCATGATTTCTCGGGGCAAACGCACAAACTCTTACGTGATGGCAGCGAG comes from the Carya illinoinensis cultivar Pawnee chromosome 8, C.illinoinensisPawnee_v1, whole genome shotgun sequence genome and includes:
- the LOC122274761 gene encoding uncharacterized membrane protein At4g09580-like, whose translation is MAAPRNLMGDNGRLLRDEENGLGEDDSPTGKKPKSERFTLSRWEFVAAIGIFVIFSTGLFCIYLTMPAADYGKLKLPRSVSDLRLLKDHLASYAKDYPAQFMLGYCSVYIFMQTFMIPGTIFLSLLAGALFGVIRGLPLVVFNATAGASCCFFLSKLIGKPIVSWLWNERLRFFQSEIAKRRDKLLNYMLFLRITPTLPNLFINLASPIVDIPFHVFFLATLIGLIPASYIIVRAGLALGDLKSVKDLYDFKTLSVLFLIGFISICPTLLKRKKIYE